AAGGGGCCGCAGGTTGGGAAGTCTTCTGGTACTGGGGGTAGGTCGTCTCGGGTGCCCACGTGCAGGACACCCACCATGCCCATCTCAGAGTGGTCCACCAGATGGCAGTGCATCGCCCACCAGCCTGCAGGAGAAAGTCAGGGCAGGTCAGCAGTGCCCGAGGAAGAGAGTATGGGAGGACAGGACAGGGCGATGCAAAGTATATTAAGACGAAGTAGGGAAaggcagagaagggaaggacagaaggcAGGACAGGGCGGGAGAGGTCAAGGCAGGGTATGGCAGGACAATGAAGAGGTGCAGACTGAGGCGGGATTGGACTGAGTAGGACAAAGcgaggcagggcaaggcagggcgAAAAGAGTGAAGGGATAAACGTCAAAATGGGATGGGTAACCTAagacagggcagggcagggaagggcaTGGCGGGGAAGAGACAGGTTAAGGCAGAATAGGGGCAGGACAGAACGAGGTGAGGTAGGTTAGGGCGGGGTAGGACAGAGCAGGACAGGGCAGGGCAGAATAAGGCAGAGAAGGACAGAGGGAAGCAGTACAGGGCGAGGCAGGCTGGGGCGGGTTATGGCACAACAGGAAGAATTTGGAGGTACAGAGTGGACGTGGCAGGGAGGAATAGGGTAGGAAGGTTCAGAGAGAGTAGGGTAAGGACAGGGTAGGCAGAGTTTGATGAGACAGGGTGATGTAGCGTTGGATGAAAAAGGGAATGATAGAGGAGGATAGGACAGGGTAGGAGAAAGTCGCGTAGGAAAGAGTATGGTAAAGATAGAACAGGGTAGAGCGGGGCAGAATAGGACAGGCTAGACAAGGTAGAGTGAGGCAGGACAGGGTTGGGCACGGGTGTAACTCACCTGGGTTATCAGCGGTGAACCTGACAATGGTGTACCCTCCGTGGGGAATGTTGACTGTGTCCTTCTGTATGGTGTCTGTGAGGCGCCTCTTGATGTGCCCAGCCTCGTCCAGCGCCTGCACCTCCTTTACGGACGTCTTACTGCGGGAGGGACACAGAGAGTGAGAGCAGGGTGGCAGCAGGGGCACAACAGGGATGATGTGGACACGACACTTAGCgctagtaatcaggataggacaagaagtagtGGCTTCAGGGTTGTTATAGTTAGATTTAAAAGGCGGACAGGAACAATTAGGTTCAAGCTTGGTATAGTTAGATTTAAAACGGAGATACAAAAATTCAATTCAAGCTATACTGTATATACTTAGATTTAAAAGGGAGATGAGAACAATTCAATTCAAGCTTCATATAGTTACATTTAAAAAGGGGACTgcaaaaaaggcccactaaactaaaaataggtCCACTGAAATAAAGGCTCACTAAAAAAGACTTACtgaaaaaggtccactgaaaAAAATGCTCACATGAAAGTACCAGCAGTAGTACATTCACTGAAGACAGCGCCACAAGACAACTTTGCTCTCCTGAACACTTGGCATAACTAACTGAAATCCCAAATATATGCACAAAAAGAATAGAATGTTTAACTGAACAGTAAGGGAATCTCCACGTCAGCTACAGTACGTACACAGAGGCATCAAGGTACAAGAGTACAACTGTCACTCTCGCCCAGACTAATTCAGATCACGCACTGCCCATCATTGCTCAGACGCACACACGGGGCAGCACAGGCCACGCCCTCGGACCATATTTTGTAACGCTTCTGTGCtgcacctcgactactttcaaaatgctTAGGTTGAAGTTACatgtgtttttaagagtgttttttacagttctagaaATATGTTAATaaaatttttacattattagcattagaaacagtcttgagagcccggctaatcatctctgtggcctttggaaactgtcgtggtgagagagcaaagtgtttcagaatacgagtacTTGACTCACTCTCCGAGGTGTTCCATGGCCACCACGTGGAAGTTGTTGCCGTGCAGATGGAAGGGGTGGCTGGAGTTGATGAAATCACCCTCATCAATCAGTATGAACTCCACCTTGTCTCCGAGCGCCACCTCGAACACGTAGGTGCAGGAACAATAGTCCCCGTCACAGGGCGGCTCCTGCGGGACATCCAACACACACGATAAAAAGAGTACGTATTCTGAAATACttttgcgccgcacctccactactttcaagaaGCTCTATTTGAAGGTACACGAGTTCTTGggggtgtttttacgattctagtgacaaattaacaagatttttacgttattaacaggagaaacactcttgagaacccgactaatcatctctgtggcctttgaaaacagctgtggtgagagaataaagcatttcagaatatggaccaaGGTCTCACTGCGTGAAATCATTGATCCCGAAGTCTCCACGTAACCTTGGCCAAGACTGCACCTCAGGGATCAGCCCTTTCACTGCCATTGGAGCATCGTCCTTCATTACAAACCACATCACAAAAGCTTTCAAAACACTGGCTCTGGTTAGCTTTGTGTACTGCGATAAGGAAACTAGACTGAGAAACCTCTTCGCCCCTCACTGACTAAACCACGATAGTAAAAGCGAACCACGTTTCAAAATACTGGCTGAGATTGATGTTTGGTATACTGAGATAAGAAAACCTACAGGAAAAGGTCTTCTCCCCTTACTGACACTCCGCCACACGCCATCACACAGCAGGGCGCCTCGGCATGCTTACCTCGCCGTACAGACACACGGTGGGCTGCGGGGAATCGGGCTGGGAGAGCGGCGGCGCCTCGGGGTAGTTGAAGGTGATGCCGTTCACTTGAGGTGATGGCATTTGGAACTTGGGCGGGACTGTGTGGGGAGAGGTGTTAGGATGGCCTTACGTCCTCACCCTTATGTTATAGtgccgacaacaacaacaacaacaacaacaacaacactcattGCAGGTGTCATTTCCTAAAGAGTCTATAGAAATATCCAAATATCATGAGGAAaaatgtcttaaaacctccctcttgaaaagttcaagtcctaggcaggagaaaatacagaagcaggcagggaattccagagtttaccagtactAGGAATGAAAAAGGGGtaaaagattgagaatattagTCGAGTCTTGTATTAGGGAGATGGACGGCATAGGGGCGAGAGGAAGTAGAAATTAACTtggaaggaagaacaacaacacatGGTATCTGCCTGGCGTCTGGCGAGAAAGGTgacgaggatgagaaggaaaatagcAAGCTTAgtgggcgggggaggagggaggcacacGAGGAGTCAGCGAGCTCTCACCCCTGTTGTATGGGTACAGCTCGGGGTTGAAGAAGGGAGTGGCGTTCACGGCGTGGAAGTTGAAGGCGATGTAGAACATCTTGTCCACGTGCTCGTCCAGCTCGGAGGGCTCCAGGGCGTTCAGCGAGGCCAGATTGACCAGGTTCGGGGCGTCAGGGTCAGGCTGCAGGGGGTTCACAGTCTGCCACAGAAAACGGGGAGAGGAGATAGTTAACACAAGTACAGCCACGGGCACAAGTCTGGCACCCTGTACAGCTTATACAcacgaggagaggagacagtTAACACAAGTACAGTCACGGGCACAAGTCTCGCAATCAATTCAGTCCATTTCTACTGTgttttgtgctcctcctcctcctcctcctcctcctcctcctcctcctcctcctcctccttagatgAATTTATTCTTGTTATCGCTCAGTAATACgttccctttttatttatttatgtatttgtttatttatccatttttttcatctccattttctttttctttgaattttcctttttttccgctTTGTGTTAAGTTCAGCGTGTCTTTTCTGTGGAGTGAAGAATTCTAAATGGCTTTGTCTACCTTCGTGAAACTGCGATGACGAAACACTCATTCTTCTTAAGAGAGAATACGcggaacacacgcacacacacacactctttctctctctctctctctctctctctctctctctctctctctctctctctctctctctctctctctctctctctcaccacgccaAAGGGATTGGGCTGGTACAGGAGGTCGTCTGCAGGATCTTCTTCAGGAGCTCCCTCGTACCGCAGGATGGCGCCCTGTCTGGCCTGCACGACGCtgtgtggggggaaggaggggctcAGCTGTGTTTGCCCATTGTGTAAGATCGGCTAGTTTTGTTTGTCTAGTGTTTGTGTCTGGTTGTGTTTGCTTAGTGTTTGTCTAGGGTTGTCTGATTCTGATTGTGTTTGATtgtgttttccttgtgtttgtCTACTTGTGTTTGTCTACTTGTGTTTGTCTGGTTGTTTCCTTAGGTATGTTTAACTCTTTGCAGTGTATATGATTTGGGTCAAACTAGCGGTATTCTATCTCCTTTcatgttgtgtgtatgtgtgtgtgtgtgtgtgtgtgtgtgtgtgtgtgtgtgtgtgagtgaatcaAGTTCGTGCTGTCCTGTGTCAATATCCGCTTTTATCCAACATAATCtgaaagtgcacacacacacacaaacacacacacacacacacacacacacacacacacacacacacacacacacacacacacacacacacacacacacacacacaccaccactctaCTCGACTTACTCcaagctggtgtgtgtgtgtgtgtgtgtgtgtgtgtgtgtgtgtgtgtgtgtgtgtgtgtgtgtgttcaggactTACCCACATAAAACAAGGCCGTTGATTCTTATCCAATAGTTACCCACGGGTTGGTCTGCTTCTAGAACCACGTCATATCTttcacctgcaggaggaggaggaggaggaggagaaggttacAGTGGTCATAGTTccatcattctttccctcctgtacACCATAAGCCTTACAAACCATGATATTTAAACTATtgtatgattatgattatttttcctATTCAACTAGAGTGAACTTCAAGGTGACTTATGAGTGTTGTCTTGGCGcctccagtcagtcagtcagtcagtcattcactcactcattcagtcactcactcactcagctaGCCAGTCCGccattcactcagtcactcagccagtcagtctcACTCAGTCAGTCTCGCACTCAGTCAGCCTCTCGGTCATTGGTCATTGTTTTagcagtaaaggaaataattatgTAGTGCTCGTGCTTCCGCCTCACGCCCACACTTCACACGCACCTCACGCCTTCCTGAGTCATGCAGCGTCCATTCAAGCACACCTCCCGCCCATCCGACGCCCATCTAATACCTTCCTGTCCCTCACGTAACACCCACCTGCCCTCCTAacacccacccactctcccAACACCCACCTGCCCTCCTAACACTCATCCAAAATCCACCTGCTATCCACTTACTTCTCTTCTAACACTTTTCAACTCATCTACTACACTTAGAACACCCACCAACTCACCTCCCCACCCACATAACACCCATATACTAACTTTATAACACCCTCCTAACCTCCTAACACTCACGTGACCCATGCAACACTCATCCAACACCCACCGTcccgccacccacccacctgagAGCATGATGAACGAGTCAGCGGTGAAGGGCACGATGGGAGTCCCGTCCATGCCGATGATGGTCAAGCGGTGCCCATCCACGGAGACTGTCATGGGGCAGTCTCCGCCGCCACCGTCCACGAACCTGAGGCGATGTCTTAAGCCAGGCCTCACCCGCACCACCTCCAGGGGCAGCAGTACCTGTGGGCAGCGTGGTCGGGGAGTGTGGGTGTTAGTAGTTGTGacgtgaggaaaggaagtgaactgtgagagagaggaaggactggATGAAGCACTGTTTTGCTATGTAGGCcaagtaatcaggatagaacaagaaataatggcttCAAACTTGAAAAAGTCGGAtttaagagaaatagaaaggaattggttgtcagatagagtggtaggtgaatggaatggactcagtaatcaggttgttagtgctgagtcactaaggaactttaaaagatgattagacaaatatatggatggtgatgataggtagaaataggtaggcatatttcatacaggtactgccacgtgtaggcctgatggcttattgcaaattcccttattttcttatgttctaactgtgagaggaaggaagcaatgaaTGAAACTCTACATTTGTTCTTGAGTGCTTCAGTTATTGGCTTCCTCAGTGTGGGTTAATTCTTGCTACGTAAGGCAAGTGTGTGAACTGATAGAGAAAGCACTGGATGAAGCTGTGTACCTTGTTCTTGAGTGCTTCACCTGTTGCCGTTTTTCATAGTAGAACGTAACAGTTGAAACCTTAAAGAAATCAAGTACTTCTGCTCCATTCCATGTTTCCTCTTCACTGCCACATTCCAGCTCGTCTTGTGTTGGTCTGTCTGTTTTATGTGTTGTCTGGTCATCTTTCCGTCTGCCTGGCTGCTTAAACACTTTCACACGagtaagatgaagagaaaatacgttagtctgtctgcctgttgtTGTGTGGTGTCTTATCATCACCTCTTCGTCGTCCCTCTCGTTATCTTAAAACTTTTACTCAGGCAGATCGAAAGAAagttgttcgtctgtctgtcttttgttaTCTTCACTCCTTTGCATCCGTCTGGTTACCTAAGCACTTTCACACCtgtaagatggagagaaaacgcgtcggtctgtctgtcttatgcTGTGTGCTGTCTGATCATTACTCCTGCGTCTTTCACACGAGTAAGATGGTCAGAAAATGGATTGGTCTGTcgtgtgtgttttgcgtgtgttGTCATGCCATCACACCGCTTCTCCGTCTGCCTGGTTACCTCAACAGGGTTACCTGGACAGGAGAAATCTTATGTCATGTCAGTCTTATGGCATGTGTTATCAGATCACTCTCCCTTTCtgctgcctgtctgtttatccaAAGGCGTTTACATTATGGTACAGAgataattactgaaaatgttaaATGTGTAGGCAATATTTTGCTTaaattaatttttcctttatgtgTGAAGCTGGCCGGCtaaggcgcacacacacacacacacacacacacacacacacacacacacacacacacacacacacacacacacacacacacacacacacacacacacacacacacacacacacacacacacacacacacacacacacacacacacacacacacacacacacacacacacacacacacacacacacacacacacacacacacacacacacacacacacacacacacacacacacacacacacacacacacacacacacacacacacacacacacacacacacacacacacacacacacacacacacacacacacacacacacacacacacacacacacacacacacacacacacacacacacacacacacacacacacacacacacacacacacacacacacacacacacacacacacacacacacacacacacacacacacacacacacacacacacacacacacacacacacacacacacacacacacacacacacacacacacacacacacacacacacacacacacacacacacacacacacacacacacacacacacacacacacacacacacacacacacacacacacacacacacacacacacacacacacacacacacacacacacacacacacacacacacacacacacacacacacacacacacacacacacacacacacacacacacacacacacacacacacacacacacacacacacacacacacacacacacacacacacacacacacacacacacacacacacacacacacacacacacacacacacacacacacacacacacacacacacacacacacacacacacacacacacacacacacacacacacacacacacacacacacacacacacacacacacacacacacacacacacacacacacacacacacacacacacacacacacacacacacacacacacacacacacacacacacacacacacacacacacacacacacacacacacacacacacacacacacacacacacacacacacacacacacacacacacacacacacacacacacacacacacacacacacacacacacacacacacacacacacacacacacacacacacacacacacacacacacacacacacacacacacacacacacacacacacacacacacacacacacacacacacacacacacacacacacacacacacacacacacacacacacacacacacacacacacacacacacacacacacacacacacacacacacacacacacacacacacacacacacacacacacacacacacacacacacacacacacacacacacacacacacacacacacacacacacacacacacacacacacacacacacacacacacacacacacacacacacacacacacacacacacacacacacacacacacacacacacacacacacacacacacacacacacacacacacacacacacacacacacacacacacacacacacacacacacacacacacacacacacacacacacacacacacacacacacacacacacacacacacacacacacacacacacacacacacacacacacacacacacacacacacacacacacacacacacacacacacacacacacacacacacacacacacacacacacacacacacacacacacacacacacacacacacacacacacacacacacacacacacacacacacacacacacacacacacacacacacacacacacacacacacacacacacacacacacacacacacacacacacacacacacacacacacacacacacacacacacacacacacacacacacacacacacacataaataaataaaaacaagtcaGTAAAAATGTTAGTCGCAACAAGGCAACACTGAATCAGTACTAGGTGGCAGTGTGTCAGTACAAGTATTAGTCAGTGCAAGGCACCAGAACCAGTAGAAGGGAGTGGTGTTCGTCAGTGCAAGGCAGCAGAACCAGTAGAAGGGAGTGGTGTTGGTCAGCACAAGGCGGCAGAGTCAGTACAGGGGAGTGGTGTTGGTCAGCACAAGGCGGCAGAGTCAGTACAGGGGAGTGGTGTTGGTCAGCACAAGGCGTGGCGACACACGGGTTACCTCTGAGGTCAGGTCGCGACCCTTGCCGTTGATGAGGATGTTTTTTGGGAAGGCGAAGATCCCCGCGTGGTGGCTGGCCCAGAAGGTGGTCTCGATGGGCGCGTGGTCCCAGTCGCTCGCCACCAGCACGTGCTCGGGCAGGTCCAGGTCGTACAGGCCGCGGTGGGGGTCCTCGGCCTGCCGCAC
The window above is part of the Scylla paramamosain isolate STU-SP2022 chromosome 34, ASM3559412v1, whole genome shotgun sequence genome. Proteins encoded here:
- the LOC135090009 gene encoding uncharacterized protein LOC135090009, which codes for MAHLCPPPPRLPLLLLLLLLLLLLLVSAALADGRHECQRPCEVGETRNCHYDFHVQEYYTMSRACYSCPDNLDDCSREECIVADGASIPLQAVNRQLPGPSIQVCEGDRVVVDLHNDLLSDTETLHFHGMSMNGHQYYDGVPFLTQCPVLTTSFRYDFMATSPGTHFWHSHVGLHRSSGIFGSLVVRQAEDPHRGLYDLDLPEHVLVASDWDHAPIETTFWASHHAGIFAFPKNILINGKGRDLTSEVLLPLEVVRVRPGLRHRLRFVDGGGGDCPMTVSVDGHRLTIIGMDGTPIVPFTADSFIMLSGERYDVVLEADQPVGNYWIRINGLVLCGVVQARQGAILRYEGAPEEDPADDLLYQPNPFGVTVNPLQPDPDAPNLVNLASLNALEPSELDEHVDKMFYIAFNFHAVNATPFFNPELYPYNRVPPKFQMPSPQVNGITFNYPEAPPLSQPDSPQPTVCLYGEEPPCDGDYCSCTYVFEVALGDKVEFILIDEGDFINSSHPFHLHGNNFHVVAMEHLGDKTSVKEVQALDEAGHIKRRLTDTIQKDTVNIPHGGYTIVRFTADNPGWWAMHCHLVDHSEMGMVGVLHVGTRDDLPPVPEDFPTCGPFMPHV